Within Falsibacillus albus, the genomic segment GGGCCATACATATGTTTTCATGATAACCTCTTATATCATCAAAATATACCTAAAAATCGCTGATTCTGCAACAAGATCGCGTTTCTTTTTTCTTAATTTTCCCATAACAAATCGAAGTTTTTGTCGAATTTTGTCGAAAAATGAGGATATAGCTCCATTCATTCGACATTTTTAACATGGAGTATTCTTACATATTTATTCCATAATCATTGTAATCCAATTGCTGGAAACGGTTGATGAACATTGATATGACAAGGGTTTTACAAGCATTACAAATTATATATTTTTACATATTTAGTGATTGACGAATTTGGGAATGGCTGGTATGATAAGAGCAAGTCAAGAAAATTGTCGAAAAATGACGAATAGATATATAGAAAATATACATCCTATTTTCGAGAGGAGAATAAAGAAATGAAATCTACAGGTATTGTTCGTAAAGTTGATGAATTAGGTCGTGTGGTGATTCCGATTGAATTGCGTCGCACATTAGGAATCGCTGAAAAAGACGCATTGGAAATCTATGTGGACGACGAGAGAATTATCCTAAAAAAATATAAGCCAAGCATGACTTGCCAAATCACTGGTGAAGTTTCCGAAGATAATGTGAAACTTGCCGATGGAAAATTAATTTTAAGCCGTGAAGGTGCAGAACAGCTATTGAAAGAAATTCAAGATTCCTTTTCTTCAGCTAAGTAATAACAACACTGCCATCACTGCCATTTAAATATATTCGGGCATCAATCACCGTTTGTGTCCGTCGATATAAAAGAGGCTGTCCATATTTTGGGACAGCCTCTTTCTTATTGCCTCTTCTCGGAATGTTTGTTGATATTAATCATACACCGCTGTTAATTTCCGCAGGGCGGGCGGAGTCTCGCACCTTCCCCTTCAATCAACTTTTAAAGGAACCTTTAAAACAACAATTTTTTAGAAAGCAGCCTTCTTATTCAATATGATACGCCGCATATACATCTCTTTTAGGAATATTTCGATCAAGTGCAGCTTTTTTGACCGCTTCCTTTGACTTTATGTCCTGGTCGATATAATGTTCAACATGCTCTTTGAGTGTCAAACCCTCCCACCAAACGTTTTCTTCTTCCCCTGGTACTTCTTCGCTTCCTTCAATGATCAGGCAAAATTCTCCCCTGACTTCACCCTCTTGGGACCAATGAATCAATTCTTCTGTTGTTCCACGGATAAATTCCTCATACTTCTTAGTAAGCTCCCGGCAAATAGCCATTTTTCGATTTCCCAATATTTCATGAAGAAGGTGCAGCGTCTCCTTTAGCCGATGTGGGGACTCATATAGGATGATTGTTGCATCTTGTTTCTTTAATTGTGTCAATTCTTCTTTTTTATCCTTTTTTCCCCTTTGGAGAAAACCATAAAAATAAAATGGCTGGGTCATGATTCCAGATGCAATGAGGGCGGTCAAGCCAGCATTGGCACCGGGAAGCGGAACGACGGTGAGGCCTTCATCAAGCGAGGATTCCACCAGCTCATATCCTGGATCGGAAATTGCAGGCATTCCTGCATCGCTGACCAATGCCACCTTTTTTCCTTCCTTCAACAAGCTGATCAATTGGCTGCCGCTGCTTTCTTTATTATGTTCATGGTAGCTGACGATGCGTGTATCGATTTCAAAGTAGTTGCAAAGTTTCTTTGTGTTCCTTGTATCCTCGGCCGCAATGATGTCAGCTTCCTTCAGGATTCGTATGGACCTATAGGTCATATCCTCCAAATTCCCAATCGGAGTAGGCACGAGATAAAGGATACCTTTTGAATCTTCTTGTTCAAAGCTCTTTTGTTGCTGCATAAGCTTCAATCGCCTCTTTCAAATAACGTTCTTTTTGAGATCTCCTTAACTGCTTAAATTCATACTCAGCCCGAAGTGCTTCCGTTTTTGTCGAAAAAGGGTGTGAATAAATCATTTTCACCGGCCTGCGGGCCCTTGTATACTTTGCCCCTTTGCCTTCATTATGCTGCTTGATTCTCCGTTCGAGATCGATCGTATATCCCCCGTAATACGAGCCATCCCTGCATTCCAAAACATAAAAGAAATGGTTAGGCTCAGCGGTCTCCATACAACATTTCCCGCACTTCCTCTGAATATTGGTTATCGTCTGTATGAATGTATAATGGAGGCAAAATTTTTAAATCGGGTCTTCCATCTTTTATTCCTTCGATTAGAATTGTATTGGCTTCCTTTCCCATTTTCGGGTAGACAAACCTCAGCCGCTTCGGTTCAATTCGGAATTGGCGCATCAAGGTCAAAATATCCATAAGCCTTCCGGGACGATGGACAAACGCAGCTTTCCCTCCTTGTTTTAAGAGTCGGCTCGTCACCCGAATGACATCCTCCAAGGTGCATAATATTTCATGCCTGGCGATGGCCAAATGTTCGTTAGGGTTGATTACTTCCTTGGAAGGGGTGACAAAATACGGTGGATTACACGTAATCGCCTCATATTTACCATGACCAAGCAGCTCAGGCATATCCTTAATATTCCCATTGATGACATTGATTTGTCCGTCCAGCTGATTGTAATTCACACTCCGCTCTGCCATATCCGACAGCCGCTGCTGGATCTCGACTGCTGTAATGGGGCATTTCGTCTTCGTACTTAAAATTAACGGAATGACGCCATTTCCTGAACAAAGATCAATAATTTTCCCTTTCCGGAATGGCACCTGAGCAAACCTTGCTAACAGGACAGCATCAATCGAAAACGAGAAAACGGTTGGACTTTGGATAATTCTTAAATCCTCTGCTAGTAAGTAATCTAATCTTTCGTCATTTTTCAGCTGAACCATCTCTTGCCTCCAACACAGATAAATAATATAAAAAAAGGCCCGACCCATAGGTGCCTGCACGCTACCTCCAGAAACTCACTCGCCTAAATGTTCAGCCAGTTGCTCATTCTTTCGAGTTTTGAGATTGGGGTGCATGGCTCCAATATGAGTCAGCCCTGATGATACGTTACTTTTTATTTAAAAAAGACAGGCAGAACAAGCAGTCTTCATCTTTTCGTGGACTTCCAAAATGGACGTTGCAAATATGAAAACCTTCCTGGTAGAGGCGAGCCAAGTTATCATACCCTTCTCCAATATCCAAGTTGCGATCATCATAGTCACCATCACCATGATCTTTTCGTGATCCATCTCCTGGAGAAGGCTTGCGCTTGACGCTCTCCGTCTGTTCCAGTCGGCGTCGCAAATGTTCATTCTCCAGCTGAAGAGAATTATTTTCTTCGATAATTTTGGCAAGATCCTGCTTTAAATCTCCCAGTTGCTGATATAAATGTCCTATTTGCAGTTCCATATTACTGACTGAATCAAAGAATTCTTTTTTGTCCACTGGTTCCACCTCATTAATCTCTTGCTTGAATCGAAACGGCACCTTCATTCAAAATTTCTTCCAATGTGAATTCAAGAACGCGCTCCTGCTCTGGCAGCTCCACTTGGAGAACCCGTTCCAAAATGTTAAGCCCTACCACTTTGCCGGTTCCTATAGGAGTCTTGATCGTTTCGCCAAGATCCGGAAGTTCTTCTTTGGCTGCTTCATACTCATCATTCTCATATTTCAAACAGCACATTAATCGTCCACATAGACCAGAAATTTTTGTTGGGTTTAATGAGAGGTTTTGATCCTTCGCCATCTTTATGGAGACAGGCTCAAAATCCCCTAAAAACGTTGAACAGCACAACATGCGTCCACATGGACCGATTCCACCCAGCATTTTTGCCTCATCTCTCACACCGATTTGACGCAATTCGATGCGTGTTCGGAAAATAGCAGCCAAATCTTTTACTAGCTCACGGAAATCTACTCGTCCATCGGCTGTAAAATAAAAAATTACTTTATTACGGTCAAATGTATATTCTACATCAACTAGTTTCATTTCCAATTGATGTTCTAAAATCTTTTCGCAGCAAACATCATATGCTTCCTTTGCTGCTGCTTTATTTTCATCCATTACCATACGATCCTTATGGTCTGCAATCCGAATGACTTTCTTCAATGGCAGAACTACATCATTTTCGTCTACTTGCTTGCGTTCGACGACAACTTTTCCATGCTCGACGCCGCGAGCGGTTTCCACGATGACGTAGCTGTTCTTCTCGATTACAAGGTCACCAGGATCAAAATAATAAATCTTTCCGGCTTTTTTAAATCGAATACCTACTACTTTATACAAAAGAAGATCCCCCCTGCAATTCTAGCACAAGCTGTTCCAACAGTAGCTGAGGATTCATATTTGAAATTAATTTCCGTTTTGCTTCTAAAATGGCTGTCATTTGATCCGATAATTGGCGTGCTGAGGTATGAAGCGCATCCGCTTCCAGCTGCTGGCGGTAATCTGGAAAAACTAGCTGTTCTCCCCTGTCTATTTGTATATAAAGAAGATCCTTATAGATAAGAAGAAGTAATTCCAACCCGCGTTCAATTTGCGATTTTTCTTTGAAATGCGCAAACCATTCATCCTGTAAACCTACCATGGCTTGAAGCGGGCTTTTTTTAAGGCCTTCATATAATTTTAACACTATTTTTCTAGCTTGTGCAAACCACTCTTCACTGTTTAGCTGCATTGCTTCATCAAAATTATTTGTCAAACTTGCCAGTAAGGGAGCCATATGGGGATGGACACCCTCTTTTTGGAGATTATCCTTTAGAATTTCAGGCGGAAGCGGCCTGAAATTGATTAATTGACAACGCGATATGATGGTAGGAAGAATCCTGTGCACCTGTTCTGTGAGAAGGATTGCCATCGTTTCCGCGTGTGGCTCTTCCAAAAATTTCAATAAACTGTTTGCCGCATTCACCGTCATTTTATCAGCATGGACGATGATATATAGTTTTTTATTGGATTCAACCCCAGTCTTGCTGAATTCTGCTTGAAGTTCCTGAATTTGTCCCTTTTTAATCGACAACCCATCAGGTTCAATCACATGAACATCCGGATGGTTGCCATGATTGATCCTTTTACAGTTTATACATTGTTCACAGGGAATATAACGTCCAATGGGATCATCACAAAATAGACTTTTCGCAAACAGGTAGCCTGCTTCCCTTTTTCCTGTCCCTCTTTCTCCATCAAATAAGTAGGCATGGGCTACACGGTTCTTTTCAAGACTGTTTTCAATCATTTTCATGGCTACGGGCTGGACCGTTTTGAATTGCTCCCATGTCTTCATACTTCTAATCACTCACCCTGTCCTTTTATTTCTCCTATTTTACTTAATACATCTATGGATTTTTTTCTTTATCCAATAACGTCTCGGTCAAACCGACGAGTTCTTGATCAATGGTTTCGACGATTTTTAATTTCCTGCCCTTGCCGAATTGATTTGGGCACATTTACTCCGGCAAATGTTGCCTACCAGGTGTGCGATGGGAATCGTCCGCTTCTTGGACGAAGTTTCCTCATTAAAATTGATGGAATTGTTCAATCGGAAGAACAAACACCGTTGCTCCCCCAACCTCTACTTCGACAGGATATGGTACATATGAATCGGCATTTCCCCCCATCGGAGAAACGGGTGCAACCAATTGTTCCCGAGAACTGCAGCTATCCTTGATGACCTGCAAGGCTTTTTCAACCCGAATATCCTCCGTTCCGATCATGAAGGTTGTATTGCCAGACTTCAAGAACCCCCCAGTGCTAGCCAGCTTGGTCGCACGAAAATTATGATCAACGAGCGCACTTGATAATCGATTGCTGTCTTGGTCTTGGACAACTGCCATAATTAATTTCATTTTTCATTCCTCCAGAATTTTTCCGAAATGTCTTATAGTCTATTATATCAATAATTTAAGTTGTATACATGTATTCTTCAGGGCCATAGAGAAACCCTGCAAAAACCGAAAAGCGGAGCTGGCCCTAACTGCATAAAAAAGTAAAGAAAATCTGTATTCCTTTTAAAAAAAGCCTCGAAGAAATGATCGCTTCGAGGCTCCACCATTCATTTATCGGTTTGAATAAGACTTTTAGCAAGGGGATTTTTCTAAGTGTGATGTTGATTGGAGCGGTAGGTGCGAGACTCCGGAGGGCTAGGGCGGGCCAGGTGAGACCCTGCAGCTAAAACCAACTATGCACACCCTTTTTTGAATAGCAACAAACCTTACGATAACAGCCTTTAGCAAAGATGAATCCGTGGATGATTCAGGTTAAACGGATTCAATCAAATCATTTATTTTCCGTGTGCACGGATAATTTCTTTGAAAGTCTGTTTTGCTTGCTCATAAACTTGTTCAAATGTACCTGAAGCATCAATTTTGTGCATTCGATCTGCGAATTTGTCCAATAAGATTTCATACCCTTCACACACTTTATGATGGAAATCGATTGCTTCCAAATCTAAACGGTTTACTTCCCGGCCTTTATGCATCTCAATTCTTTTAAGTCCCTGTTCAGGCTCAATATCAAAATAGAGCGTGGCATCAGGCATCATTTCCTGTGTGGCAAACAGGTTCATTTCATATACTTCGTCAATGCCAAGGCCGCGTGCATATCCTTGATAGGCCAGTGAACTGTCGATAAATCGATCACATAGCACAATTGCTCCACTTTCAAGGGCTGGTCTTACTTTTTCAACCAAATGCTGCCTTCTTGCTGCGGCATATAAAAGCGCCTCTGTGCGTGCGTCCATCTCAGTATTCTTTGGATCGAGGATCACTTCGCGGACTTTTTCCGCTATTGAAATACCACCCGGCTCCCTAGTCAGGAGAATCGGGTAGCCCTTATCTGAAAATTCCTTTGCGAGCCGATTCAATATGGATGTTTTTCCGGCACCCTCGGGCCCTTCACCTGTAATAAAAATTCCTTTCATCGTTAAACCTCCGAACCTTCTTCTAACTTCATGTCCTCTCAGTATACTATATCTTTTTCTTCAGGACCTTTCATTCCCAATAAAATTCATATCTAAATCAGCACTCTTTCAGAGCTGGTCAAATACCGCAATCTTGCCTTCTTTTAAGCGGTGTTCTCCTTGAAAATGAGCACCTGAATTCTTGTAACTTTTCAACGCAGTCAATTGTTCAATTCCTATTCTTTCTCCTGGAAGCAGCAGAGGGATTCCCGGAGGATAAGGAATAACCATTTTCGCTGATATTCTCCCTACTGCTTCTTCTAGTTTGCACCATGAGAATTCTCGATTGATGGTTTCTTTGAAGGGCATGTCCAGCAGTTGATAGGATGTCCCGACTTCAATATTATTTCCCGAAAGTTTTGTTATGCCCTTTGATCCTTGCATGGCCATTTCCCACTTCTCAACAATTTCATTTATCTGATAGCAGTCCCCTGACTTCAACAGCGGAAAAATAAGCAAAACCTGAAGTGGATCTGCCAGCTCTACATCTATTCCATGTCCCTCCAGCCTCTTTTGGAC encodes:
- a CDS encoding cyclic-di-AMP receptor, encoding MKLIMAVVQDQDSNRLSSALVDHNFRATKLASTGGFLKSGNTTFMIGTEDIRVEKALQVIKDSCSSREQLVAPVSPMGGNADSYVPYPVEVEVGGATVFVLPIEQFHQF
- a CDS encoding PSP1 domain-containing protein, which translates into the protein MYKVVGIRFKKAGKIYYFDPGDLVIEKNSYVIVETARGVEHGKVVVERKQVDENDVVLPLKKVIRIADHKDRMVMDENKAAAKEAYDVCCEKILEHQLEMKLVDVEYTFDRNKVIFYFTADGRVDFRELVKDLAAIFRTRIELRQIGVRDEAKMLGGIGPCGRMLCCSTFLGDFEPVSIKMAKDQNLSLNPTKISGLCGRLMCCLKYENDEYEAAKEELPDLGETIKTPIGTGKVVGLNILERVLQVELPEQERVLEFTLEEILNEGAVSIQARD
- the rsmI gene encoding 16S rRNA (cytidine(1402)-2'-O)-methyltransferase, which translates into the protein MQQQKSFEQEDSKGILYLVPTPIGNLEDMTYRSIRILKEADIIAAEDTRNTKKLCNYFEIDTRIVSYHEHNKESSGSQLISLLKEGKKVALVSDAGMPAISDPGYELVESSLDEGLTVVPLPGANAGLTALIASGIMTQPFYFYGFLQRGKKDKKEELTQLKKQDATIILYESPHRLKETLHLLHEILGNRKMAICRELTKKYEEFIRGTTEELIHWSQEGEVRGEFCLIIEGSEEVPGEEENVWWEGLTLKEHVEHYIDQDIKSKEAVKKAALDRNIPKRDVYAAYHIE
- the yabA gene encoding DNA replication initiation control protein YabA, with product MDKKEFFDSVSNMELQIGHLYQQLGDLKQDLAKIIEENNSLQLENEHLRRRLEQTESVKRKPSPGDGSRKDHGDGDYDDRNLDIGEGYDNLARLYQEGFHICNVHFGSPRKDEDCLFCLSFLNKK
- a CDS encoding GIY-YIG nuclease family protein, translated to METAEPNHFFYVLECRDGSYYGGYTIDLERRIKQHNEGKGAKYTRARRPVKMIYSHPFSTKTEALRAEYEFKQLRRSQKERYLKEAIEAYAATKEL
- a CDS encoding AbrB/MazE/SpoVT family DNA-binding domain-containing protein, translated to MKSTGIVRKVDELGRVVIPIELRRTLGIAEKDALEIYVDDERIILKKYKPSMTCQITGEVSEDNVKLADGKLILSREGAEQLLKEIQDSFSSAK
- a CDS encoding tRNA1(Val) (adenine(37)-N6)-methyltransferase codes for the protein MVQLKNDERLDYLLAEDLRIIQSPTVFSFSIDAVLLARFAQVPFRKGKIIDLCSGNGVIPLILSTKTKCPITAVEIQQRLSDMAERSVNYNQLDGQINVINGNIKDMPELLGHGKYEAITCNPPYFVTPSKEVINPNEHLAIARHEILCTLEDVIRVTSRLLKQGGKAAFVHRPGRLMDILTLMRQFRIEPKRLRFVYPKMGKEANTILIEGIKDGRPDLKILPPLYIHTDDNQYSEEVREMLYGDR
- the tmk gene encoding dTMP kinase codes for the protein MKGIFITGEGPEGAGKTSILNRLAKEFSDKGYPILLTREPGGISIAEKVREVILDPKNTEMDARTEALLYAAARRQHLVEKVRPALESGAIVLCDRFIDSSLAYQGYARGLGIDEVYEMNLFATQEMMPDATLYFDIEPEQGLKRIEMHKGREVNRLDLEAIDFHHKVCEGYEILLDKFADRMHKIDASGTFEQVYEQAKQTFKEIIRAHGK
- the holB gene encoding DNA polymerase III subunit delta', whose product is MKTWEQFKTVQPVAMKMIENSLEKNRVAHAYLFDGERGTGKREAGYLFAKSLFCDDPIGRYIPCEQCINCKRINHGNHPDVHVIEPDGLSIKKGQIQELQAEFSKTGVESNKKLYIIVHADKMTVNAANSLLKFLEEPHAETMAILLTEQVHRILPTIISRCQLINFRPLPPEILKDNLQKEGVHPHMAPLLASLTNNFDEAMQLNSEEWFAQARKIVLKLYEGLKKSPLQAMVGLQDEWFAHFKEKSQIERGLELLLLIYKDLLYIQIDRGEQLVFPDYRQQLEADALHTSARQLSDQMTAILEAKRKLISNMNPQLLLEQLVLELQGGSSFV